A window of the Synechococcus sp. LTW-R genome harbors these coding sequences:
- a CDS encoding ABC-F family ATP-binding cassette domain-containing protein — protein sequence MLRLERVSKIYPTGEVLRDVTWEVKAGDRIGLVGVNGAGKSTQMRIISGLEEPSSGQVVKQGEPRIVYLQQEFDVDLTRTVRQELFQAFGEAAQVLNRQRQVEEEMASEKAASDPDHLDELIHELGRLQSRFEGLHGYELDARIDKLLPTIGFTPEGAEQLVADYSGGWQMRIALGKVLLQEPDLLLLDEPTNHLDVETIQWLEDYLIGQTCPLVVISHDRAFLDRVCNQIVETERGVSRSYLGNYSNHLEQKALEREAGQAAFERQQKELATQQAYIDRFRASATRSTQAKSREKLLDKVERIEAPIESVSGPRFQFPPAPRSGRLIAEIKDLTHSYGEQILFLGANLEIERGDRIAFVGPNGAGKSTLLRLVMGIETPEEGSAALGEHNVIASYFEQNQAEALDLSKTVIDTMFEAVPDWTQTQVRSLLGSFCFSNDAVFKEVGKLSGGEKARLALALMLLSPCNLLVLDEPTNHLDIPAKEMLENALRDYEGAALVVSHDRYFVSQVANKIVEIRDGELVVYRGDYAYYREKKAEEAAATQAALEAAEQEAKRKAKRDKQKAKEAARKSAA from the coding sequence TTGCTTCGCCTCGAACGCGTCTCCAAGATCTATCCCACGGGCGAGGTGCTCCGGGATGTCACCTGGGAGGTGAAAGCCGGCGACCGCATTGGCCTGGTCGGCGTGAATGGCGCCGGAAAATCCACCCAGATGCGGATCATTTCTGGTCTGGAGGAGCCCAGCAGTGGGCAGGTGGTGAAGCAGGGGGAACCCCGCATCGTTTACCTCCAACAGGAATTTGACGTCGATCTGACGCGCACGGTGCGTCAGGAGCTCTTCCAGGCCTTCGGCGAGGCCGCACAGGTGCTCAACCGCCAGCGCCAGGTGGAAGAGGAGATGGCCTCCGAGAAGGCCGCGAGCGACCCCGATCACCTCGACGAGCTGATCCATGAACTCGGCCGGCTGCAAAGCCGCTTTGAGGGCCTCCATGGCTATGAGCTCGATGCCCGCATCGACAAGCTGCTGCCCACCATCGGCTTCACCCCGGAGGGGGCCGAGCAGCTCGTGGCGGACTACTCGGGCGGCTGGCAGATGCGGATTGCCCTGGGCAAGGTGCTCCTCCAAGAACCCGACCTGCTGCTGCTGGACGAACCGACGAACCACCTGGACGTCGAGACGATCCAATGGCTCGAGGACTACCTGATCGGCCAGACCTGTCCCCTGGTGGTCATCAGCCATGACCGGGCCTTCCTCGATCGGGTCTGCAACCAAATCGTCGAGACCGAACGGGGCGTCTCCCGCAGCTACCTGGGCAACTACAGCAACCACCTCGAGCAGAAGGCGCTGGAGCGGGAAGCCGGCCAGGCGGCCTTTGAGCGGCAACAGAAGGAACTCGCCACCCAACAGGCCTACATCGACCGCTTCCGCGCCAGCGCCACCCGATCCACCCAGGCCAAGAGCCGCGAGAAGCTGCTCGACAAGGTGGAGCGGATCGAGGCCCCCATCGAGAGCGTCAGCGGTCCACGCTTCCAGTTCCCGCCCGCGCCGCGCAGCGGACGGCTGATCGCTGAGATCAAGGACCTGACCCACAGCTACGGCGAGCAGATCCTCTTTTTGGGGGCGAACCTCGAAATTGAACGGGGCGATCGGATTGCCTTTGTCGGCCCCAATGGGGCCGGGAAATCGACCCTGCTGCGGCTGGTCATGGGCATCGAGACCCCCGAGGAGGGCTCAGCCGCGCTGGGGGAGCACAACGTGATCGCCAGCTACTTCGAGCAGAACCAAGCCGAAGCCTTGGATCTGAGCAAAACGGTGATCGACACCATGTTCGAGGCCGTGCCGGACTGGACCCAAACCCAGGTGCGCTCCCTGCTGGGCAGCTTCTGCTTCAGCAATGACGCCGTCTTCAAAGAGGTCGGCAAGCTCAGCGGCGGCGAGAAGGCCCGCCTGGCCCTGGCCCTGATGCTGCTCAGCCCCTGCAATCTGCTGGTGCTGGATGAGCCGACGAACCACCTCGACATCCCCGCGAAGGAGATGCTGGAGAACGCCCTGCGGGACTACGAAGGGGCGGCCCTGGTGGTCAGCCACGACCGTTATTTCGTCTCCCAGGTCGCCAACAAGATCGTCGAAATCCGCGACGGCGAACTGGTGGTCTATCGCGGCGATTACGCCTACTACCGCGAGAAGAAAGCCGAGGAGGCCGCCGCCACCCAAGCCGCCCTGGAGGCCGCCGAACAAGAGGCCAAGCGCAAGGCCAAACGCGACAAACAAAAAGCCAAGGAGGCAGCCCGAAAGTCCGCTGCCTGA
- a CDS encoding trypsin-like peptidase domain-containing protein: MAGLLLASSGGALLAGLPPVSAQSAPAPAITRQSFVAEAVKRTGPAVVTIDTERTVVVPGGALVSPFPFNDPRLRQFFGLPPGGGTTRIPPSQRTERGQGSGVLYDASGLLLTNAHVVEGSTRVMVGLPDGRRVEGKVVGSDDVTDLAVVRLSGPGPWPVAALGDSDALQVGEWVIAVGNPFGLDQTVTFGIVSSLNRNAAALGITDKRLQLIQTDAAINPGNSGGPLLNADGEVIGINTLVRSGPGAGLGFAIPVNQARSVAEQLVTSGKVSHAMVGVALEPVRNGSGAKVRSVMPAGPAARAGVQAGDVIVAAAGQAVADPAALIQVVSRHGVGRPLRLELERDGRTLEVSVTPVELSTLMKR; this comes from the coding sequence ATGGCCGGCCTTCTGCTGGCGAGCAGCGGTGGTGCGCTCTTGGCGGGTCTGCCGCCGGTGTCGGCCCAAAGCGCCCCCGCCCCGGCGATCACACGCCAATCCTTTGTGGCCGAGGCGGTCAAGCGCACCGGTCCGGCGGTGGTCACGATCGACACGGAGCGTACCGTCGTGGTCCCCGGCGGGGCCCTGGTGTCCCCTTTCCCGTTCAACGACCCCAGGCTGCGGCAGTTCTTCGGTCTGCCGCCCGGGGGCGGCACGACCCGCATTCCGCCCTCCCAGCGGACCGAGCGGGGCCAGGGCAGCGGGGTGCTTTACGACGCCTCCGGCCTGCTGCTCACCAATGCCCACGTTGTGGAGGGCAGCACGCGCGTCATGGTGGGCCTCCCCGACGGCCGCCGCGTCGAGGGGAAGGTGGTGGGCAGTGACGACGTCACCGATCTGGCGGTGGTGCGCCTGAGCGGACCGGGTCCCTGGCCCGTGGCCGCCCTGGGCGATTCCGATGCCCTGCAGGTGGGGGAGTGGGTCATCGCCGTGGGCAATCCCTTTGGACTGGATCAGACCGTCACCTTCGGGATCGTCAGCAGCCTCAACCGCAACGCGGCGGCCTTGGGGATCACCGATAAGCGTCTGCAACTGATTCAGACGGATGCGGCCATTAACCCCGGCAATTCCGGTGGTCCGTTGCTGAACGCCGACGGCGAGGTGATTGGCATCAACACCCTGGTGCGCTCCGGACCTGGGGCGGGCCTGGGCTTTGCTATTCCGGTGAATCAGGCCCGTTCGGTGGCCGAGCAATTGGTCACCAGTGGCAAGGTCAGCCACGCGATGGTTGGGGTCGCCCTTGAGCCGGTGCGCAATGGCTCAGGAGCGAAGGTGCGCAGCGTGATGCCTGCTGGACCCGCTGCCCGGGCTGGGGTGCAGGCTGGCGATGTGATCGTGGCCGCGGCGGGACAGGCGGTGGCGGATCCGGCGGCCCTGATTCAGGTGGTCAGTCGCCATGGCGTTGGGCGCCCCTTGCGGCTTGAGCTGGAGCGGGATGGTCGAACCCTGGAGGTCAGCGTGACCCCCGTTGAGCTCTCGACCTTGATGAAGCGCTAG
- a CDS encoding DUF2973 domain-containing protein, with translation MLATTPDLGLVASKLLPLVYGACFIGLLWQAFRIMARGYSAVPRPGDQDRTPQGDRTGRLTIHPELLDQDGQLTQDDLLTVRFGEDDD, from the coding sequence ATGCTCGCCACCACACCTGATCTCGGTTTGGTCGCCAGCAAGCTGCTGCCGCTGGTCTATGGCGCCTGTTTCATCGGCCTGCTCTGGCAGGCCTTCCGGATCATGGCCCGCGGTTACTCGGCGGTGCCGCGCCCCGGCGATCAAGACCGCACCCCCCAAGGCGATCGCACCGGCCGGTTGACCATTCATCCCGAACTCCTGGATCAGGACGGGCAACTCACCCAAGACGACCTGCTGACGGTTCGTTTTGGCGAGGACGACGACTAG
- the hrpB gene encoding ATP-dependent helicase HrpB, producing the protein MPLPIEPLLPDLVQQLGPGGTLLLQAPPGAGKTTGVPLALLEALPPESGSILMLEPRRLAAKAAAERLASSLGEEVGDRVGYRVRLESRVTAATRVEVMTDGLFLRQLQADPSLEGVACVIFDEFHERRSEADLALALLREARTLIAPEVRLLVMSATLNLQPLREQLPEAALLTSEGRCFPVAVQHQPARERETLAAQVVRALEAQWLDQRHDHETVLVFLPGQRQIQQCQEAIASTRWSEDLEICPLHGNLPLGEQSRAIQASRGPAGKVVLATAIAESSLTIAGVTLVIDSGFSRRSRFDPASGMESLVTLPASQASAEQRAGRAGRLGPGRAIRLGSPAEQQRRPAFDPPALLEADPAPLVLQLAQWGAGLGEELPWLEPPPRPHLLEGQELLRQLGALNGAGQLSAHGRQLSQLGVHPRLGQVLLQSRDLGVPSLGCALAALLSERDPLRLDEAGCDLLRRLDWLRQNGRDHRRRTIQQLQAQLERQLKGMKTGSPQPQPETPGHEAVLCAELIAHAYPERVSLQRPGTPGRYQLRSGRGAELHPGDPLWGSEALAIAHADGGGSDCRIQLALALPKSSLEQLAQEQGERRQAVSWDPAQGRVKAEECLQLGALTLERHPLRDPPADALRAALLEGLADLGLEALPWNKAARQLQQRLCLAHRELGAPWLDRSDAALLADPERWLGDQLDGLRSRQDLQDLNLCEALWSGLDWSLRQELETLLPTRLAIPSGREASLDYTDGTPVLAVKLQELFGSANTPTVLRGRLPVTVQLLSPAGRPAAITQDLAGFWNGAYKDVRRELRGRYPRHPWPEDPANAQATALTKKRLEQQQR; encoded by the coding sequence GTGCCGCTTCCGATTGAGCCGCTGCTGCCTGACCTGGTGCAGCAGCTCGGGCCAGGCGGCACCTTGCTCCTGCAGGCTCCGCCAGGGGCCGGCAAAACCACGGGCGTTCCCCTAGCGCTGCTCGAGGCGTTGCCGCCGGAGAGCGGCAGCATCTTGATGCTCGAGCCGCGTCGCTTGGCCGCCAAAGCCGCGGCCGAGCGCCTGGCCAGCAGCCTGGGGGAGGAGGTCGGCGACCGGGTCGGCTATCGGGTTCGCCTTGAAAGCCGCGTGACGGCGGCGACTCGGGTTGAGGTCATGACCGACGGCCTCTTCCTGAGGCAACTGCAGGCCGACCCCAGCCTGGAGGGGGTGGCCTGCGTGATCTTCGATGAATTCCACGAGCGCCGCAGCGAGGCGGACCTCGCCCTGGCCCTACTGCGGGAGGCCCGCACGCTGATTGCCCCAGAGGTGCGCCTCCTGGTGATGTCGGCGACGCTGAACCTCCAGCCCCTGCGCGAACAACTCCCGGAGGCGGCGCTGCTCACCAGCGAAGGGCGGTGCTTCCCGGTGGCCGTCCAGCACCAACCGGCCCGGGAGCGCGAGACCCTGGCGGCCCAAGTGGTGCGGGCCCTGGAAGCCCAGTGGCTCGACCAACGCCACGACCATGAAACGGTCCTGGTCTTCCTGCCGGGGCAACGCCAGATTCAGCAGTGCCAAGAGGCGATCGCGAGCACCCGCTGGTCAGAAGACCTGGAGATCTGCCCGCTGCACGGCAACTTGCCGTTGGGTGAGCAAAGTCGGGCGATCCAAGCCAGCCGCGGCCCAGCAGGGAAGGTGGTGCTGGCGACGGCCATTGCCGAAAGCTCTTTGACGATTGCGGGGGTGACCCTGGTCATCGACAGCGGCTTCAGCCGCCGCAGCCGCTTTGATCCCGCCAGCGGCATGGAGAGCCTGGTCACCCTGCCCGCCAGCCAGGCCAGCGCCGAACAACGGGCCGGACGGGCCGGACGCCTGGGGCCGGGGCGGGCGATTCGCCTCGGGAGCCCGGCCGAGCAGCAGCGGCGCCCGGCCTTTGATCCACCGGCCCTGCTGGAGGCCGACCCGGCCCCGCTGGTGCTGCAACTGGCCCAATGGGGCGCGGGCCTGGGCGAAGAGCTGCCCTGGCTGGAGCCGCCCCCACGCCCCCACCTGCTGGAGGGACAAGAGCTGCTGCGGCAGCTGGGGGCCCTGAACGGGGCGGGGCAACTCAGCGCCCATGGCCGTCAACTCAGCCAACTCGGGGTGCATCCCCGCCTGGGACAGGTGCTACTGCAGTCGCGGGACCTGGGTGTCCCCAGCCTGGGCTGTGCCCTGGCGGCCCTACTCAGCGAACGGGACCCGTTGCGGCTCGACGAGGCCGGCTGCGACCTGCTGCGCCGGTTGGATTGGCTGCGGCAGAACGGCCGCGACCATCGCCGCCGCACCATCCAACAGCTGCAGGCCCAACTGGAGCGCCAGCTCAAGGGCATGAAGACGGGCTCCCCTCAGCCCCAACCGGAAACGCCTGGCCATGAGGCCGTCCTCTGCGCGGAGCTGATTGCCCATGCCTACCCCGAGCGGGTCAGCCTGCAGCGCCCCGGTACGCCCGGCCGCTACCAGCTCCGATCGGGCCGTGGGGCGGAGCTCCATCCCGGCGACCCCCTCTGGGGCAGCGAGGCCCTGGCCATTGCCCATGCCGATGGCGGCGGCAGCGACTGCCGGATTCAACTGGCCCTGGCCCTTCCCAAAAGCAGCCTCGAGCAGCTGGCGCAGGAGCAGGGCGAACGCCGGCAGGCAGTGAGCTGGGATCCGGCCCAAGGGAGGGTCAAAGCCGAGGAGTGCCTGCAACTGGGGGCCCTCACCCTGGAGCGCCACCCCCTGCGGGATCCCCCCGCTGACGCGCTGCGGGCCGCCCTGTTGGAGGGCCTGGCCGATCTGGGGCTGGAAGCCCTGCCCTGGAACAAGGCCGCACGGCAATTGCAGCAGCGGCTCTGCCTGGCCCACCGGGAACTGGGCGCACCCTGGCTCGACCGCAGCGATGCGGCCCTCCTGGCGGATCCCGAACGCTGGCTGGGGGATCAATTGGACGGCCTGCGCTCACGCCAAGACCTGCAGGACCTCAACCTCTGCGAGGCCCTCTGGAGTGGCCTGGACTGGTCCCTGCGGCAGGAGCTGGAGACCCTGCTGCCGACGCGCTTGGCGATTCCCTCCGGCCGCGAGGCCAGCCTGGATTACACGGACGGGACCCCGGTGCTCGCCGTGAAGCTGCAGGAGCTCTTTGGTTCCGCCAACACCCCCACGGTGCTACGCGGACGCCTTCCAGTGACGGTGCAGCTGCTCTCGCCAGCCGGTCGGCCCGCCGCGATCACCCAGGACCTCGCCGGGTTCTGGAACGGGGCCTACAAGGACGTCCGGCGGGAGCTACGGGGCCGCTACCCCCGCCATCCCTGGCCCGAGGATCCGGCCAATGCACAGGCGACGGCCCTCACCAAGAAACGCCTGGAGCAGCAGCAGCGCTAG
- a CDS encoding HAD family hydrolase, which yields MTSPRARLQSQLSAPLPERPELVLVTDLDGTLLGGPSEERRAFYRWLAEQRERVLHVFCTGRDLGAIAQVLSVDEPLGLAAPHLVIGDVGCTVACGSSLLPVPLAVDPIEQRWQALEPRLRTLLAGQPGLELQPMSSNRRLAFYVDLEQFNQDLIPVIEAEGATVVLSDNRYFDVLPGGVNKGTTLLSLLEWLEADHATVVTAGDTLNDLAMFETGLKGVMVGNAEPALVEQLPRLSGVYYAQGHGCQGIAEGLRHFGFGHLWAA from the coding sequence GTGACGTCCCCTCGAGCGCGTCTGCAAAGTCAGCTCTCTGCGCCGCTGCCGGAGCGCCCGGAGCTGGTCCTGGTCACGGATCTCGATGGCACCCTGCTGGGGGGACCCAGTGAGGAGCGCCGGGCCTTCTATCGCTGGCTGGCCGAGCAACGGGAGCGCGTCCTCCATGTCTTCTGCACCGGCAGGGATCTGGGGGCCATCGCCCAGGTGCTGAGCGTGGACGAACCGTTGGGGCTGGCCGCACCCCACCTCGTTATTGGTGACGTGGGTTGCACCGTGGCCTGCGGTTCTTCGCTGCTGCCGGTGCCCCTGGCGGTCGATCCGATTGAGCAGCGCTGGCAAGCCCTTGAACCGCGCCTCCGGACTCTCTTGGCTGGGCAGCCCGGGCTGGAGCTGCAGCCGATGAGCTCCAATCGCCGCCTGGCCTTCTATGTCGATCTCGAGCAGTTCAACCAGGACCTGATCCCCGTCATTGAGGCCGAGGGGGCCACGGTGGTGCTCTCTGACAACCGATATTTCGATGTGCTCCCCGGCGGGGTGAACAAGGGAACCACCCTGCTCTCGCTGCTGGAGTGGCTGGAGGCCGATCACGCCACGGTGGTGACCGCGGGGGACACCCTCAACGATCTGGCGATGTTTGAAACCGGCCTCAAAGGGGTCATGGTCGGCAATGCCGAACCGGCCTTGGTGGAGCAGTTGCCCCGTCTCTCGGGCGTCTATTACGCCCAAGGCCACGGCTGCCAGGGCATTGCCGAGGGGCTGCGCCACTTTGGCTTTGGCCACCTCTGGGCCGCCTAG